A window of the Cellvibrio sp. pealriver genome harbors these coding sequences:
- a CDS encoding efflux RND transporter periplasmic adaptor subunit, translated as MTKTKAIKINVLGFGTDFVMPALYRDYKIHLMDIVKPKAPPRFNRPILIGVAVLIVFVLLAVAIMQPAGQQKLERSTLVSAAVQRGDLQITVDGYGVLRSDKQTLITALTPATVAEVLLRSGAEVNADSIILRLNNPELVQEVKAANMALTQEHANLRRLKLNNQRELLAEQAVLAELTAGFKSVQLRSEAEKKLAGGAVSMLAYKTTLLELEQMQERVNLQTQRIEQLKEVMHEALIIQQEQINQADTHYQNMQQRADRLIVRAGIEGVVQRMPVELGQSVIAGQELALVGSDKDLKALIRVPQSRAEQLKVGQAASINTRREQAAGVLTRITPEVRDGTIEVEIAFTEGVPASARPELSVDATIVTGHISDTLFIERPVNVQHYSQHALFRLADNNKSAERQELGFGADAGKYIQITKGAHEHDRFILSDMTRLHDVNSIQIVD; from the coding sequence GTGACTAAAACCAAAGCGATAAAAATCAACGTCTTAGGTTTTGGCACAGACTTTGTAATGCCTGCACTCTATCGCGACTACAAAATACACCTTATGGATATTGTTAAACCTAAAGCTCCCCCCCGTTTCAATCGGCCCATATTGATTGGTGTTGCTGTATTGATCGTTTTTGTTTTACTCGCTGTGGCAATTATGCAACCCGCGGGGCAACAGAAATTGGAACGCAGTACATTGGTATCGGCCGCAGTGCAGCGCGGTGATCTGCAAATCACTGTGGATGGTTACGGCGTACTGCGCTCCGACAAACAAACCTTGATCACCGCATTAACACCCGCAACAGTAGCAGAAGTATTGTTGCGCTCAGGTGCAGAAGTAAACGCCGACAGCATTATTTTGCGCTTGAATAATCCCGAACTCGTACAGGAAGTCAAAGCAGCCAACATGGCCTTAACGCAAGAACATGCCAATTTGCGGCGGCTGAAATTAAATAACCAGCGCGAGTTGTTAGCCGAGCAAGCGGTGTTGGCAGAATTAACCGCCGGGTTTAAATCGGTACAGCTGCGCAGCGAGGCAGAAAAAAAATTAGCGGGCGGCGCAGTATCAATGCTCGCATATAAAACGACTTTGCTGGAGCTGGAGCAAATGCAAGAGCGAGTGAATTTGCAAACGCAACGTATCGAGCAACTTAAAGAAGTGATGCACGAAGCGCTGATTATTCAGCAAGAGCAAATTAACCAGGCCGATACCCATTACCAAAATATGCAGCAGCGAGCGGATCGTTTAATTGTGCGCGCTGGAATTGAAGGCGTTGTGCAGCGGATGCCGGTTGAATTGGGGCAGAGTGTGATTGCCGGGCAAGAATTGGCGTTGGTCGGTAGCGATAAAGATTTAAAAGCGCTAATCCGTGTACCGCAATCTAGAGCGGAGCAACTTAAAGTAGGCCAGGCCGCAAGTATTAACACTCGTCGCGAGCAAGCAGCGGGCGTTCTCACACGCATCACGCCAGAAGTGCGCGATGGCACCATTGAAGTAGAGATTGCGTTTACCGAAGGTGTGCCTGCATCGGCACGGCCTGAATTAAGTGTGGATGCCACCATCGTGACCGGCCACATTAGCGATACGTTATTTATCGAGCGCCCGGTGAATGTGCAGCACTACAGCCAACACGCGCTATTCCGGTTGGCCGATAACAATAAATCGGCCGAGCGACAAGAGTTAGGTTTTGGTGCCGATGCCGGAAAATATATCCAGATTACAAAAGGCGCACATGAGCATGATCGTTTTATTTTGTCGGATATGACGCGCCTTCACGATGTGAATAGCATTCAGATAGTGGATTAA
- a CDS encoding PAS domain-containing sensor histidine kinase, whose amino-acid sequence MWRINSLEAKLKVAFIVGLLLQLVCCAFLLFALQVWQVLLVALLLLVFNGMVFRRIYRAIFSAFRRASVQLEALQNQDYSLHAKPVFAQGKVAEFHQQVTALGESLQRNKTDYDQQLFLLYRLIDQLNTPIVVFDHRVQLSYANAAFADLFGSPWQTMRHASPSLLGLIAEPEWQFKDAAKAQQWQIRHSRFLDQGQSYQLLVFINIQSVLRENQVEAWQKLIRILSHEIRNSLTPVAALSQSLQGKLAGEREQQALELIGERCQHLQDFVSRYAELHKPLHVQYQWLQASALFQRLAALFPDAQLRAKGLQTELWVDSVLLQQVLINLIKNAIEAGSPPGTIEMIFSQREQGSEIRIIDAGQGIANPDNLFVPFYSTKHQGQGIGLSLSRHIIEQMGGHLTLANNSSGQGACALIQFEPSPS is encoded by the coding sequence ATGTGGCGAATTAATTCATTAGAGGCCAAGCTCAAGGTCGCGTTTATTGTCGGTCTGTTATTGCAATTAGTGTGCTGTGCATTTTTATTGTTTGCATTGCAGGTATGGCAAGTCTTGCTGGTTGCGCTATTGTTGCTTGTGTTTAATGGAATGGTATTCCGCCGTATTTATCGCGCAATTTTCAGTGCATTTCGTCGCGCCAGTGTGCAATTGGAGGCGCTGCAAAACCAGGATTACAGCCTGCACGCAAAACCGGTTTTCGCCCAGGGAAAAGTGGCTGAATTCCATCAGCAAGTGACTGCGCTGGGCGAGTCATTACAGCGCAATAAAACGGATTACGACCAACAACTCTTTTTGTTGTATCGCTTGATTGATCAATTAAATACACCGATTGTGGTATTCGATCATCGCGTGCAATTGAGTTATGCCAATGCGGCCTTTGCGGATTTATTCGGCAGCCCTTGGCAGACCATGCGCCACGCATCGCCTTCATTGCTGGGTTTAATTGCAGAACCGGAGTGGCAATTTAAAGACGCTGCCAAAGCGCAACAGTGGCAAATTCGCCATAGCCGCTTTCTCGATCAAGGCCAGAGTTACCAATTGTTGGTCTTTATTAATATCCAGTCGGTCTTGCGTGAAAATCAGGTGGAAGCCTGGCAAAAACTCATTCGCATTTTAAGCCATGAAATTCGCAATTCACTCACGCCGGTTGCGGCGCTAAGCCAAAGTTTGCAAGGGAAATTAGCCGGCGAGCGCGAGCAGCAAGCCCTGGAATTAATTGGCGAACGCTGCCAGCATTTGCAGGATTTTGTCAGCCGCTACGCCGAGTTGCATAAACCTCTGCATGTGCAGTACCAGTGGTTGCAGGCAAGCGCGTTATTCCAGCGCCTTGCAGCGCTATTTCCCGATGCACAATTGCGTGCAAAAGGATTGCAAACCGAATTGTGGGTGGATTCAGTCTTGTTGCAGCAAGTGCTGATCAACTTGATTAAAAATGCGATTGAAGCGGGCAGCCCACCCGGTACGATTGAAATGATTTTTTCACAGCGTGAGCAGGGCAGTGAGATTCGCATTATCGATGCAGGGCAGGGCATCGCGAATCCCGATAATTTATTTGTGCCCTTTTACAGTACCAAACATCAAGGGCAAGGCATAGGCCTAAGTTTGAGCCGACATATCATCGAGCAGATGGGCGGGCATCTGACGTTAGCCAACAACTCTAGCGGACAAGGTGCTTGTGCGCTTATCCAATTTGAGCCTTCTCCATCCTGA
- a CDS encoding sigma-54 dependent transcriptional regulator — MHASTILVIEDKREVRLSARFVLEDFGFAVAEAESPAHAKTWLAQQKADLILLDMNFGLDTTSGDEGLAFLGWLQQQALDIPVVAMTAWSNTELIVRAMQLGAGDFIEKPWNNQRLHQVLQQQLQLQTLNRKNRALSQRLEGAAPELVWQSDAMNQLMQQLAAVAATDANILLTGENGTGKSQLAHWLHVNSHRAAHAFISVNLGAIPESLFESEFFGHKKGAFTDAKEQRIGRFELAKGGSLFLDEIATIAPAQQAKLLRVLESGEFEMLGSSQTQRTDVRIISATNGDFAAMIAEGSFRQDLYYRLNTLEFRVPSLRERPEDIAVLAAFFVKKHGQRYRKPELVLSACALKALQAYSWPGNVRELSHMMERAVLLTQQGELTALQLSLPVSAHTKTAAANNSLPMMTLESAELQLINQALQECNGNKQKAADLLGITKSSLYRRLEKHNVAN; from the coding sequence ATGCACGCATCCACGATTTTAGTCATAGAAGACAAACGCGAAGTCCGACTTTCGGCGCGCTTTGTATTGGAAGATTTTGGTTTTGCAGTAGCGGAAGCTGAATCCCCTGCGCATGCAAAAACCTGGTTGGCGCAACAGAAAGCGGATCTGATTTTGCTGGATATGAACTTCGGGTTGGATACCACTTCTGGCGATGAAGGTCTGGCATTTCTGGGTTGGTTGCAACAACAGGCGTTGGATATTCCGGTGGTCGCGATGACCGCGTGGTCCAATACCGAATTGATCGTTCGTGCCATGCAATTAGGCGCGGGCGATTTTATTGAAAAACCCTGGAACAACCAGCGCTTACATCAAGTGCTGCAACAGCAGTTGCAATTGCAAACGCTAAACCGAAAAAACCGCGCGCTCAGCCAGCGTCTGGAAGGCGCAGCCCCTGAATTGGTGTGGCAGAGCGATGCCATGAACCAACTCATGCAACAGCTTGCTGCAGTGGCTGCGACCGATGCCAATATTTTACTGACCGGCGAAAATGGCACTGGCAAAAGCCAGCTGGCGCATTGGCTTCATGTGAATTCCCATCGCGCGGCCCATGCATTTATCTCGGTCAATTTAGGCGCGATACCGGAATCGCTATTTGAGAGCGAATTTTTCGGCCACAAAAAAGGCGCGTTTACCGATGCAAAAGAGCAGCGCATTGGCCGTTTTGAATTGGCCAAAGGCGGCAGTTTATTTTTGGATGAGATTGCCACCATCGCGCCCGCGCAGCAGGCAAAATTATTGCGCGTGTTGGAATCGGGTGAATTTGAAATGCTGGGCTCCAGCCAAACCCAGCGCACCGATGTGCGTATCATTAGCGCGACCAATGGCGATTTTGCGGCGATGATCGCTGAGGGCTCATTTCGGCAGGATTTGTATTATCGCTTGAACACGCTCGAATTCCGTGTGCCATCGCTGCGCGAACGTCCGGAAGACATTGCGGTGTTGGCAGCGTTTTTTGTTAAAAAACACGGCCAGCGTTATCGCAAACCTGAACTGGTGTTATCTGCCTGTGCATTGAAAGCCCTGCAGGCTTATTCCTGGCCGGGTAATGTGCGCGAGCTGAGCCATATGATGGAGCGCGCGGTATTACTTACACAGCAGGGCGAATTAACCGCGCTGCAATTGAGCTTGCCGGTGAGTGCACACACCAAAACCGCTGCAGCAAATAATTCCTTGCCGATGATGACGCTCGAATCAGCCGAGTTGCAGTTAATCAATCAAGCGCTGCAGGAATGCAATGGCAATAAACAAAAAGCGGCGGATTTATTGGGTATCACCAAATCGTCATTGTATCGCCGGTTAGAGAAACACAATGTGGCGAATTAA
- a CDS encoding PEP-CTERM sorting domain-containing protein, whose translation MIKQIFKSAVMACVLTSSAAFAVPVDLGLAQHYTLLSAGQIPQGSLNLGSASHVYGNVGARWVVGAAPGTIIEGDLHGGFINAAPGLVVTGETRTLSDAEWDAIFADIGAASTQALNLGKTGTNLGAINDSTTLNATGSLNVFNINGSINLNNGKNLTLKGSASDQFVINVSNDFFLCKDAFIGCDAGIILDGVSADNVLFNMYGSGLAQVNGDFVGAMRGNFISAGNFSWILGDGMVFDQVRILAGNIPTANVQDVFGITPPKVEVPEPSVLLMFGLGLLGLGIARRRA comes from the coding sequence GTGATTAAGCAAATTTTTAAATCCGCCGTAATGGCGTGTGTATTAACCTCAAGCGCTGCATTTGCGGTGCCTGTCGATCTGGGCTTGGCACAGCACTACACGTTGCTCAGTGCAGGTCAAATTCCCCAAGGTTCCTTAAATCTCGGATCTGCCTCGCATGTATACGGCAACGTAGGTGCTCGCTGGGTAGTTGGTGCTGCGCCAGGCACTATCATTGAAGGCGATTTACACGGTGGATTCATCAATGCTGCGCCAGGCTTGGTGGTTACCGGTGAAACCCGCACATTGAGCGATGCAGAGTGGGATGCGATATTTGCCGATATCGGTGCCGCATCGACACAAGCGCTCAATCTGGGTAAGACAGGTACAAACCTAGGTGCCATCAATGACTCTACCACTCTTAACGCTACCGGAAGCCTCAATGTCTTCAACATTAACGGCAGCATCAATTTGAATAATGGTAAAAATCTGACGTTGAAAGGGAGTGCGAGCGACCAATTCGTCATTAACGTTTCAAACGATTTTTTCCTCTGTAAAGATGCATTTATCGGCTGTGATGCCGGCATCATTCTGGACGGAGTCAGCGCCGACAACGTGCTCTTCAACATGTATGGCTCAGGCTTGGCTCAAGTGAACGGCGACTTTGTTGGTGCAATGCGCGGTAACTTTATCTCTGCAGGAAACTTTAGTTGGATCTTGGGTGACGGCATGGTGTTCGACCAAGTGCGTATCCTGGCGGGGAATATTCCCACCGCTAACGTACAGGATGTTTTTGGTATTACTCCTCCCAAGGTAGAAGTTCCCGAGCCATCAGTATTGTTGATGTTCGGTTTGGGCTTGCTTGGTTTAGGTATCGCGCGCCGTCGCGCATAA
- a CDS encoding ATP-binding protein — MQRLTLSLLIVVISAVVGLGWGIDRWYSARFATEDPAFSAYKTLGAALAYSLDQQRGDLHAGLASIPLQPQLTDEKNFPLPGDVKAKFIAGEPLLLESGDQLTLHFYLPAHQQVLSLTLPEELHQDAQHSLRWLLTLLFYGGVILVVLIWLYPLLRRLSLLRKTAQSFGAGDLTLRIEPDAGSYIHSIELEFNRMAQRIEQLIADNKLLSRGLSHDLRTPLARLRFGLEVLQEDELTEAQQNNIAHLNRDLTAMEALVEALLNYARLEQANIAFERRPMVLADLLVQLHGDVYGDQITLNLATEARAVAVDIDPDYTAMLVHNLLQNALHYGKGVVHLGLAVEGGYLRLDVEDNGCGIAPHEREKVLKPFYRSEQGSSYRGHGLGLAIVARIVEWHRAQLVLAESAALGGLCASIYFPVSAHASAHVADSPSDGADINLTK, encoded by the coding sequence GTGCAACGTTTGACGCTCTCACTGCTCATAGTGGTTATTTCGGCAGTAGTTGGATTGGGGTGGGGAATAGACCGCTGGTACAGCGCGCGTTTTGCCACCGAAGATCCCGCCTTCAGCGCCTATAAAACCCTGGGCGCAGCACTGGCATATTCGCTCGATCAGCAACGCGGCGATTTGCATGCCGGATTGGCCAGTATTCCATTGCAGCCGCAATTGACCGACGAAAAAAATTTCCCTTTGCCGGGCGATGTAAAAGCAAAATTTATTGCCGGTGAACCGCTGTTGTTGGAATCGGGCGATCAGTTGACCTTGCATTTTTATTTGCCTGCGCACCAACAGGTGTTGTCGTTAACCCTGCCGGAAGAATTGCATCAGGATGCGCAGCACTCGCTGCGTTGGTTGCTCACGCTGTTATTTTACGGCGGCGTTATTTTAGTGGTGCTGATTTGGTTGTATCCGCTGCTGCGCCGCTTATCGCTGTTGCGCAAAACCGCACAGTCATTTGGTGCGGGCGATTTAACCCTGCGCATTGAACCGGATGCAGGTTCTTACATCCACAGTATTGAACTGGAGTTCAATCGCATGGCGCAGCGCATTGAGCAATTAATCGCGGACAATAAATTATTGTCGCGCGGGCTCTCGCACGATTTACGCACGCCACTTGCGCGTTTGCGTTTTGGTTTGGAAGTGTTGCAGGAAGATGAACTGACCGAGGCGCAGCAAAACAATATCGCGCACTTAAACCGCGATTTAACGGCGATGGAAGCGCTGGTAGAAGCACTGCTGAATTACGCGCGTCTGGAGCAGGCCAATATCGCGTTTGAGCGCCGCCCGATGGTGCTGGCTGATCTGCTTGTGCAATTGCATGGCGATGTATACGGCGATCAGATAACGCTCAACTTGGCCACAGAGGCGCGCGCAGTGGCGGTGGATATAGACCCTGATTACACCGCTATGCTGGTTCATAACCTTTTGCAAAATGCGCTGCATTACGGCAAGGGCGTTGTGCATCTCGGCCTTGCTGTGGAAGGCGGATACCTGCGGCTGGATGTGGAAGACAACGGTTGCGGGATTGCGCCACACGAACGTGAAAAGGTGCTAAAGCCGTTTTATCGCAGCGAACAGGGCAGTAGTTACCGTGGGCACGGCCTTGGGCTGGCGATTGTCGCCCGCATCGTGGAGTGGCACAGGGCACAGCTGGTGTTGGCGGAGTCCGCTGCATTGGGTGGCTTGTGCGCCAGCATTTACTTTCCTGTTTCCGCTCATGCTTCCGCTCATGTTGCTGATAGCCCGTCAGATGGCGCTGATATCAACCTGACAAAATAG
- a CDS encoding response regulator has translation MNTLAVTTEHQASIVLVEDDASLAEWIVNYLRGHNYRVHHIARGDQVAAYVQQHAPDLVILDVMLPYKSGFDVCRELRMFYPQPILMLTACGEEADEILGLELGANDYLSKPVRPRVLLARLKALLRREPQEPSTQGILRFGQLKILRDAKTVFYRDEVVAITAHEFDVLWLLASNAGKVIRREELVTQLRGIEYDGFDRSIDIRISRLRKKLHDNPEQPVRIKTVWAKGYLFSPEAWE, from the coding sequence ATGAATACGCTAGCAGTAACGACAGAGCATCAAGCCAGTATTGTATTGGTGGAAGATGATGCATCGCTCGCCGAGTGGATTGTGAATTATCTGCGCGGGCACAATTATCGTGTACACCACATTGCGCGTGGTGACCAGGTCGCTGCTTATGTGCAACAGCACGCGCCGGATCTGGTGATTCTTGATGTGATGCTGCCGTACAAAAGTGGCTTTGATGTATGCCGTGAATTGCGTATGTTTTATCCGCAACCAATTTTAATGCTCACTGCCTGCGGTGAGGAGGCAGATGAAATTTTAGGTTTGGAATTAGGCGCAAATGATTACCTGTCCAAACCGGTTCGCCCGCGTGTGTTGCTTGCGCGTTTGAAAGCGCTGTTGCGCCGCGAACCGCAAGAGCCATCCACACAGGGCATTTTGCGTTTTGGCCAATTAAAAATCCTGCGCGATGCCAAAACGGTTTTTTACCGCGATGAAGTTGTCGCCATTACCGCGCATGAATTTGATGTGCTCTGGTTGCTGGCAAGCAATGCGGGCAAGGTGATCCGCCGCGAAGAATTGGTCACGCAATTGCGCGGTATTGAATACGATGGTTTTGATCGCTCGATCGATATCCGCATTTCGCGCTTGCGCAAAAAACTGCACGATAATCCCGAACAACCTGTGCGTATCAAAACCGTGTGGGCGAAGGGTTATTTATTTTCGCCTGAAGCCTGGGAATAA
- a CDS encoding DUF3019 domain-containing protein, with amino-acid sequence MAKIFQGLLVIAAILLSPLLCVADDAPTHQAETQASVLLTPVRCVALHQGQVCYQSVQISWSSAQVGNYCLYVDDQPEPLHCWQAQAQGNYAYEFASAQSQVLQLKNAQQQLLAQATMEVAWVYKSNTRRKTHWRLF; translated from the coding sequence ATGGCAAAAATTTTTCAAGGATTGTTAGTCATCGCAGCGATTTTACTGTCGCCTTTATTGTGTGTGGCAGACGATGCGCCTACTCATCAAGCTGAAACGCAAGCCAGTGTATTGTTAACTCCGGTGCGCTGTGTTGCGTTGCACCAAGGGCAAGTGTGTTACCAGAGTGTGCAAATATCATGGAGTAGTGCACAGGTGGGAAACTATTGTTTGTATGTCGATGACCAACCCGAGCCGTTACATTGTTGGCAAGCGCAGGCACAAGGTAATTACGCGTATGAATTTGCCAGCGCGCAATCGCAAGTGTTGCAATTAAAAAACGCGCAGCAACAATTATTGGCACAAGCCACTATGGAAGTGGCTTGGGTTTATAAATCCAATACCCGCCGAAAAACCCACTGGCGTTTATTTTAA
- a CDS encoding MipA/OmpV family protein, which produces MGINRSRALFIIVVSVCMGMLPLSTLAGDLSSDVRKGASGPDSGDGGYFEIGMGVTAYTSPILGAPEGNEKDEIHPELFLDINARYQYRGFFAELFSQSLEQFTLGYNFHNGENWAIDWVALMQHDEMSAEESNDYRGLNRRRGDFMSGPRATAYLGNYIVQLHALTDISNTHHGELYSLKLARHWQYRNWTIHGIVGATYRSRQITNYYFAIDEAEASERFPVFTASSAVSYVGELGATYPLSEKWVLRGLVRRIDIGTDAEQSPLILDNHGDMIATSISYVF; this is translated from the coding sequence ATGGGGATCAATCGTTCGCGCGCGTTGTTCATTATCGTTGTGTCAGTGTGCATGGGCATGTTGCCGTTATCCACGCTGGCAGGGGATCTTTCCAGCGATGTGCGCAAAGGTGCGTCGGGGCCGGATTCTGGCGACGGCGGTTATTTTGAAATTGGTATGGGCGTAACCGCCTATACCAGCCCCATACTGGGCGCGCCTGAAGGCAATGAAAAAGACGAAATCCATCCGGAATTATTTCTTGATATCAATGCGCGTTATCAATATCGCGGATTTTTTGCTGAATTATTTTCACAAAGTCTTGAGCAATTTACGCTCGGCTACAATTTCCACAATGGTGAAAATTGGGCGATCGATTGGGTTGCGCTGATGCAACACGATGAAATGAGTGCGGAAGAGTCTAACGATTACCGCGGATTAAACCGGCGGCGTGGCGATTTTATGTCGGGGCCGCGCGCAACGGCGTATCTCGGTAATTATATTGTGCAACTGCACGCACTCACTGACATCAGCAATACCCATCACGGCGAATTATATTCGCTCAAGCTCGCACGCCACTGGCAATACCGCAACTGGACGATTCACGGCATTGTCGGTGCAACTTATCGCTCGCGCCAGATCACCAATTATTATTTTGCAATTGATGAAGCAGAAGCGTCCGAGCGGTTTCCGGTGTTTACTGCATCGTCTGCGGTTTCTTATGTCGGCGAGCTGGGTGCGACCTATCCACTCAGCGAAAAGTGGGTGTTGCGTGGGCTGGTTCGCCGTATCGATATAGGAACAGATGCCGAGCAGAGTCCGCTTATTCTGGATAATCATGGCGACATGATTGCCACGTCCATTAGTTACGTATTCTAG
- a CDS encoding TonB-dependent siderophore receptor translates to MHTFTPRPLSTFCRPFALSWIVLPLLTTPSLAEEAVEELLVHGRQSDYSVITEQAQKMIDVPGSLSDPLMAVFSLPGVLSEGDGGGAPAVRGSSPSDNRYLVDGAPAAYVFHAFSTSIFHENIIQNFDLYSAGFGPRYSNAIGGVFDIKLRDPKAQDISSKLDVSILRAGIFTEGEVSENSAFYVSARASLLQYFYDTDEADKEDGIRVQDAPEDTDYQFKYQYRIGDAHKLTLSANGASDLAAAEFTERSTEVMEEPDFAGNAKIKNQFNNQNLRWQFSANEHHNLDVQIGHYQKQEDTFWGGDKYFFDITTEDNYALVHYDLLLGERHTLSLGAEAHDTQYRYDARFINYVCTEFDPDCELRRGELLVAADDVNIREHSAYINDHWLLGDRVAVDVGVQTHYNNYTDETFTHPRMAIAWEFIDNWTLNTSAGSYNRLPDIDKIFPEIGNTELKSPTSNHYTFGIKHELDNEWSWSVTTYYKTMDDLPLASDVNANNGSSVANNSNNNNSALYTNDVEGDAYGVDIFINKGLTDRWYGWLAISASRSTRTNKLTGVERDYYLDTPLVLNWVMNYQLNDQWTMGTRLTAQSGRAITPIVGVQPNPWFEGRILPVYGEPYSENLPVYTRLDVRFKRDMTLWGYTGTYNIDILNALNRRNVTDRNLDYKRTQSAQDFKLEDEVGMGIIPAVGMSLSF, encoded by the coding sequence ATGCACACCTTCACACCACGCCCCTTATCAACATTCTGTAGGCCATTCGCGCTTTCCTGGATAGTGTTGCCTTTGCTGACCACACCCTCATTGGCTGAAGAAGCCGTCGAAGAGTTGTTGGTACATGGCCGCCAAAGCGATTACTCGGTTATCACCGAGCAGGCGCAAAAAATGATTGATGTTCCCGGCTCTTTGAGTGATCCGTTGATGGCAGTGTTTAGCCTGCCCGGTGTGCTCAGTGAAGGCGATGGTGGCGGTGCACCGGCCGTGCGCGGTTCATCGCCCAGTGACAACCGCTATTTGGTGGATGGCGCACCGGCTGCGTATGTCTTCCATGCCTTTTCCACCTCGATCTTCCATGAAAATATTATCCAGAACTTCGACCTTTATTCAGCGGGTTTTGGCCCGCGTTACAGCAATGCGATTGGCGGTGTATTTGATATCAAACTGCGCGATCCCAAAGCGCAGGATATCAGCAGCAAACTCGATGTCTCTATTTTGCGCGCGGGGATTTTTACCGAAGGTGAAGTGAGCGAAAATTCGGCTTTTTATGTATCGGCGCGCGCAAGCTTGCTGCAATATTTTTATGATACCGACGAGGCCGACAAAGAAGACGGTATTCGTGTACAGGATGCGCCAGAAGATACCGACTACCAATTCAAATACCAATATCGTATTGGCGATGCGCACAAGCTGACGCTCAGCGCAAACGGCGCGAGTGATTTGGCCGCCGCAGAATTTACCGAGCGCTCAACCGAGGTGATGGAAGAGCCGGATTTTGCCGGTAATGCCAAAATTAAAAACCAATTCAATAACCAAAATTTGCGCTGGCAATTTTCTGCGAATGAGCACCACAATCTGGATGTGCAAATCGGCCATTACCAAAAACAGGAAGATACATTTTGGGGCGGTGATAAATATTTTTTTGATATCACCACAGAAGATAATTATGCACTCGTTCACTACGATCTGCTGTTGGGTGAGCGCCACACCTTGTCGCTGGGTGCAGAAGCACACGATACCCAATACCGTTACGATGCGCGCTTTATCAATTATGTCTGTACTGAGTTTGATCCGGATTGCGAATTGCGCCGCGGTGAATTATTGGTAGCGGCAGATGACGTAAATATCCGTGAACACTCGGCGTACATCAATGACCATTGGTTGCTGGGTGATCGGGTTGCGGTCGATGTTGGTGTGCAAACCCATTACAACAATTACACCGATGAAACCTTTACCCATCCACGCATGGCCATTGCGTGGGAATTCATCGACAACTGGACGCTCAATACCTCTGCCGGTTCCTACAATCGCTTGCCGGATATTGACAAAATATTCCCGGAAATTGGCAACACTGAATTGAAATCGCCCACCTCCAACCATTACACATTCGGTATCAAACACGAGTTGGATAATGAGTGGAGTTGGTCGGTGACTACGTACTACAAAACTATGGATGATCTGCCGCTTGCTAGCGATGTGAATGCCAATAACGGCAGCAGCGTTGCTAACAACAGTAACAATAACAACAGCGCGCTTTATACCAACGATGTAGAAGGCGATGCGTACGGAGTGGATATTTTTATCAACAAAGGTTTGACCGACCGCTGGTACGGTTGGCTTGCGATCAGTGCATCGCGCAGTACGCGCACCAACAAACTGACAGGTGTTGAGCGCGATTATTATTTGGATACACCGTTGGTATTGAATTGGGTCATGAATTATCAACTCAATGATCAGTGGACGATGGGCACACGTTTGACGGCGCAATCCGGCCGCGCCATTACGCCAATTGTTGGTGTGCAGCCCAACCCCTGGTTTGAAGGCCGCATACTGCCGGTATACGGTGAGCCTTATTCGGAAAACTTGCCGGTGTACACGCGGCTTGACGTGCGTTTCAAGCGCGATATGACATTGTGGGGTTACACCGGCACCTACAATATTGATATTCTCAACGCCCTCAACCGGCGCAATGTGACTGACCGCAATCTGGATTACAAACGCACCCAGTCAGCGCAAGATTTTAAGCTGGAAGATGAAGTGGGCATGGGCATTATTCCGGCGGTTGGTATGTCGCTTTCGTTTTAA